The following are from one region of the Halodesulfurarchaeum sp. HSR-GB genome:
- a CDS encoding FAD/NAD(P)-binding oxidoreductase — translation MTARIVIVGGGSGGTITANRLAEKLEPEVEANEVEITIVSDNPNHIYKPLYLYVPFGEATLEDASRPLVDLVDHRVNLVYEHVTEIDTDGKSIATAAGSELEYDYLVMATGAIPQPEETPGLGDGEPGHHFYGPEAAEDLRTALANFDEGHLVLSVIGTPHVCPAAPVEFPMIVDQWFRERGVREDIDITYTYPIQRLHGVRPTAEWMVPRFEERDIDSETFFNVDSVEDGTIETLEGKELDFDLMVGVPEFTASSLVQDAGLGEEWMEVDRHTLESDHAEDVYGIGDVTNLPTSKAGSVAHYASGTLVSRIASEVRGQVPTATFDGKTICFIEAGTEEGTFIEFAYDREPVVRDENRFLHWSKLGYNEAYWLTARGVM, via the coding sequence ATGACGGCGCGAATCGTCATCGTCGGGGGCGGGAGCGGTGGCACGATCACCGCGAACCGCCTGGCCGAGAAGCTCGAACCGGAAGTCGAGGCCAACGAGGTCGAGATCACGATCGTCAGTGACAACCCGAACCACATCTACAAGCCGCTGTATCTGTACGTGCCGTTCGGGGAGGCGACCCTCGAGGACGCTAGCCGACCGCTGGTCGACCTGGTCGACCACCGGGTGAACCTGGTCTACGAACACGTCACCGAGATCGACACGGACGGCAAGTCCATCGCGACGGCCGCCGGGTCCGAACTCGAGTATGACTACCTCGTGATGGCGACCGGCGCGATCCCCCAGCCCGAGGAGACACCCGGGCTCGGGGACGGCGAGCCGGGCCATCACTTCTACGGCCCTGAGGCCGCCGAGGACCTCCGGACGGCCCTGGCGAACTTCGACGAGGGGCATCTCGTCCTCTCGGTCATCGGCACGCCACACGTCTGTCCGGCGGCGCCGGTGGAGTTCCCCATGATCGTCGACCAGTGGTTCCGGGAACGCGGCGTCCGCGAGGACATCGACATCACGTACACCTACCCCATCCAGCGCCTCCACGGGGTTCGCCCCACGGCGGAGTGGATGGTGCCACGCTTCGAGGAGCGTGACATCGACTCGGAGACGTTCTTCAACGTCGACAGCGTCGAGGACGGCACGATCGAGACCCTCGAGGGCAAGGAACTGGACTTCGACCTCATGGTCGGGGTCCCCGAGTTCACCGCGTCCTCGCTCGTGCAGGACGCCGGTCTCGGCGAGGAGTGGATGGAAGTCGACCGTCACACCCTCGAATCCGACCACGCCGAGGACGTCTATGGCATCGGCGACGTAACCAACCTCCCGACCAGCAAGGCCGGCAGCGTGGCCCACTACGCGTCCGGCACGCTGGTCTCCCGGATCGCGAGTGAGGTCCGCGGACAGGTCCCCACCGCCACCTTCGACGGCAAGACGATCTGTTTCATCGAGGCCGGCACGGAGGAGGGCACCTTCATCGAGTTCGCGTACGACCGCGAGCCCGTGGTGCGGGACGAGAACCGCTTCCTCCACTGGTCGAAACTGGGATACAACGAGGCCTACTGGCTCACCGCCAGAGGGGTGATGTAA
- a CDS encoding sulfurtransferase TusA family protein, whose product MSESIEADETVDARGSACPGPLMDLIGKIKDVEEGTVVALLTGDEGSKNDVPEWVEEANHELLDIDDNGEYYTIYVKKT is encoded by the coding sequence ATGAGCGAATCCATCGAAGCTGACGAAACGGTAGACGCACGCGGCTCGGCCTGCCCGGGCCCCCTCATGGACCTGATCGGCAAGATCAAAGACGTCGAGGAGGGCACAGTCGTGGCCCTGCTGACCGGCGACGAGGGCTCGAAGAACGACGTCCCCGAATGGGTCGAAGAGGCGAACCACGAACTCCTCGACATCGACGATAACGGGGAGTACTACACGATCTACGTGAAAAAGACCTGA
- a CDS encoding DsrE family protein, protein MTGYAIVLASEEFERVQAVSMIGSVAASSDVPVEVFVTMNGLNAFEKDTVENLDFEGGRVAEAMLAAEDQQSPLFTEQLEKAKAIGPLSVYACEMAMDVLGNDLDDYVDVFDDTLGVSGFLNRAQDKQIIFV, encoded by the coding sequence ATGACCGGCTATGCAATCGTCCTCGCCTCCGAGGAGTTCGAGCGAGTACAGGCAGTGAGTATGATCGGAAGCGTCGCTGCCTCCTCCGATGTCCCCGTCGAGGTGTTCGTGACGATGAACGGACTCAACGCCTTCGAGAAGGACACGGTCGAGAACCTGGACTTCGAAGGCGGTCGGGTCGCCGAAGCGATGCTGGCGGCCGAGGACCAGCAGAGCCCGCTTTTCACCGAGCAGCTGGAGAAGGCAAAGGCCATCGGCCCGCTCTCGGTGTACGCCTGTGAGATGGCCATGGACGTGCTCGGCAACGACCTCGACGATTACGTCGACGTCTTTGACGACACGCTGGGCGTCTCCGGCTTCCTGAATCGCGCACAAGACAAACAGATCATCTTCGTCTAA
- the radA gene encoding DNA repair and recombination protein RadA produces the protein MASDADLEELPGVGPATADKLKDAGFESYQGLAVASPGELSNTADVGESTAADIINAAREEADVGGFETGSDVLERREQIGKLSWMVDEVDELLGGGSETQSITEVYGEFGSGKSQITHQLSVNVQLPEEHGGLAGSAIFIDSEDTFRPERIDDMVRGLPDDTLEATMEQREIEGGPDDEAAMEELVEDILDKIHVAKAFNSNHQILLAEKAKEVASEAEDSEWPVRLLNVDSLTAHFRAEYVGRGELADRQQKLNKHLHDLMRIGDLYNTAVLVTNQVQSNPDAFFGDPTKPIGGNILGHTSTFRIYLRKSKGDKRIVRLVDAPNLADGEAVMRVEDGGLKPE, from the coding sequence ATGGCAAGTGACGCGGATCTCGAGGAGCTGCCAGGAGTCGGGCCGGCGACAGCTGACAAACTCAAGGACGCCGGGTTCGAGTCCTACCAGGGACTCGCGGTCGCCTCCCCGGGCGAACTGTCGAATACGGCCGACGTGGGCGAGTCGACGGCGGCGGACATCATCAACGCGGCCCGCGAGGAGGCCGACGTGGGTGGTTTCGAGACCGGGAGTGACGTTCTCGAACGCCGCGAGCAAATCGGGAAGCTCTCCTGGATGGTCGATGAAGTAGACGAGCTCCTGGGTGGGGGCAGCGAGACCCAGTCCATCACCGAGGTTTACGGCGAGTTCGGGTCCGGGAAGTCCCAGATCACCCACCAGCTCTCCGTGAACGTCCAGCTCCCCGAGGAACACGGGGGGCTCGCGGGCAGCGCGATCTTCATCGACAGCGAGGACACCTTCCGCCCCGAGCGGATCGACGACATGGTTCGGGGGCTGCCCGATGACACCCTCGAGGCGACGATGGAACAGCGCGAGATCGAGGGCGGACCGGACGACGAGGCGGCGATGGAGGAATTAGTCGAGGACATCCTCGACAAGATCCACGTCGCGAAGGCCTTCAACTCCAACCACCAGATCCTGCTGGCCGAGAAGGCAAAGGAGGTCGCCTCCGAGGCCGAGGACAGCGAGTGGCCGGTTCGGCTGCTCAACGTGGACTCGCTCACCGCCCACTTCCGGGCCGAATACGTCGGTCGCGGAGAACTCGCGGACCGCCAGCAGAAGCTCAACAAACACCTGCACGACCTGATGCGGATCGGGGATCTCTACAATACTGCCGTCCTTGTGACCAACCAGGTTCAGTCGAATCCCGACGCCTTCTTCGGTGACCCGACCAAGCCGATCGGCGGTAACATCCTGGGACACACCTCCACGTTCCGGATCTACCTCCGGAAGTCAAAAGGGGACAAACGCATCGTCCGACTCGTCGACGCACCAAACCTCGCGGACGGCGAGGCCGTGATGCGTGTGGAAGACGGGGGCCTCAAGCCCGAATAA
- a CDS encoding PspA-associated protein PspAB, which yields MGLFDRFRRLFGSQAEADATRDADPDDLFQLSAASVTMTVDLDYDPGDTAGLVFSAMDSTDFQGALRDVEAVLEGSGWSSVHEDDHGYTWAVATRDGFEELVADIYVAADTLADRGYGDRLLAAVFHFEPQSGDQDVYWIYSFRRGSFYPFVPSGPSSRDDAREVKLQSVMDEELDVEEDTQYWYPLWPDRRGAHPWE from the coding sequence ATGGGCCTGTTCGATAGATTTCGGCGGCTCTTCGGGAGCCAGGCCGAGGCGGATGCCACCCGGGACGCCGACCCGGACGATCTCTTCCAGTTGAGTGCGGCCTCGGTCACGATGACCGTCGACCTGGATTATGACCCCGGCGACACCGCCGGCCTGGTCTTCTCGGCGATGGACTCGACGGACTTCCAGGGCGCGCTGCGGGACGTCGAAGCCGTCCTGGAGGGATCGGGCTGGTCGAGTGTTCACGAGGACGACCACGGGTACACCTGGGCCGTGGCGACCCGCGACGGCTTCGAGGAACTCGTCGCCGACATCTACGTGGCCGCCGACACGCTCGCCGACCGGGGCTACGGCGACCGACTCCTCGCCGCCGTCTTTCACTTCGAGCCCCAATCAGGTGACCAGGACGTGTACTGGATCTACTCCTTCCGTCGTGGCTCGTTTTACCCCTTCGTGCCCAGCGGCCCGTCCTCGCGGGACGACGCCCGCGAGGTCAAACTCCAGTCGGTGATGGACGAGGAACTCGACGTGGAGGAAGACACCCAGTACTGGTATCCACTCTGGCCCGACCGGCGGGGGGCCCATCCCTGGGAGTGA
- the htpX gene encoding zinc metalloprotease HtpX gives MEWKSDWGLRLRMGVTMFLLFALYIVFAGVITAYLGGGATMMLLFFGGFSLVQWFFSDKLTLWSMGAKEVTQEEYPQLHATISRLSQQADLPKPKVAVVDSQVPNAFATGRSKNHAAVAVTTGIMQTLDEDELEGVLAHELSHIKNRDMAVMTIASFLSTMAFIVVRWGWLFAGGRNRQGGGAPVFVAIAVSIVVWIISFLLIRALSRYREYAADRGAAMISGKPSKLASALLKIDTRIDRVPKEDLRDEAEMNAFFIIPIKAGIVGKLFSTHPSTENRVERLRELERELETA, from the coding sequence ATGGAGTGGAAATCGGACTGGGGACTGCGATTGCGAATGGGAGTGACGATGTTCCTCCTGTTTGCCCTCTACATCGTCTTCGCCGGCGTGATCACCGCCTATCTGGGCGGCGGCGCGACCATGATGTTGCTCTTCTTCGGCGGGTTCTCGCTGGTCCAGTGGTTCTTCAGCGACAAACTCACCCTCTGGAGCATGGGCGCAAAAGAGGTCACCCAGGAGGAGTACCCACAGCTACACGCCACGATCTCGCGGCTCTCACAGCAGGCAGACCTGCCAAAGCCCAAAGTGGCCGTCGTCGACTCCCAGGTGCCAAACGCCTTCGCGACCGGCCGCTCGAAGAACCACGCCGCCGTCGCGGTGACGACGGGGATCATGCAGACCCTCGACGAGGACGAGCTAGAGGGAGTCCTCGCTCACGAACTCTCCCACATCAAGAACCGCGATATGGCCGTGATGACGATCGCCTCGTTCCTCTCGACGATGGCCTTTATCGTCGTTCGCTGGGGGTGGCTGTTCGCCGGCGGCCGGAACCGACAGGGCGGGGGAGCCCCGGTCTTCGTGGCGATCGCCGTGTCCATCGTGGTCTGGATCATCTCCTTCCTTTTGATCCGGGCTCTCTCGCGATATCGCGAGTACGCGGCGGATCGCGGGGCCGCGATGATCAGCGGCAAGCCGTCGAAACTCGCCTCGGCGTTGCTGAAAATAGACACCCGGATCGATCGGGTTCCCAAGGAGGATCTCCGGGACGAGGCCGAGATGAACGCCTTTTTCATCATCCCGATCAAGGCCGGGATCGTCGGCAAACTCTTCAGCACCCACCCCAGCACCGAGAACCGGGTCGAACGGCTGCGCGAACTCGAACGGGAACTGGAGACGGCCTGA
- a CDS encoding 60S ribosomal export protein NMD3: protein MTTESGVFCPRCGSPVDPEQAAASERGLCTDCYLEDFDLLSAPETVEVTVCARCGAVKRGEKWVDVGARDLTDVAIEEATAAVSVHRDAEDVSWTVEPEQIDRNTIVLHATFTGVVRGRELTVERPIRVAIGRGTCRRCGRIAGNSYASIVQVRASGRTPRSEEADRAVELAHEITTEMAEGGDREAFVTEVNDSGHGPNIKLSTTKLGRRVATKLREEFGGSISDSETLVTEDGDGNEVYRVTYAVRLPAFRPGDVITVPEATGPVLVQGVRGNLKGVELGSGEPYEIAFDDGRVPDAQLVGNREDAAETTVVAVLDEHAVQVLDPATAETRTVSRPSYFDADAATVSVIRIDGDLYVLPDNE, encoded by the coding sequence ATGACGACCGAGTCCGGGGTCTTCTGTCCCCGCTGTGGTTCGCCCGTCGACCCCGAGCAGGCTGCGGCCTCGGAGCGCGGGCTCTGTACGGACTGCTATCTCGAAGACTTCGATCTCCTCTCGGCCCCCGAAACCGTCGAAGTGACCGTCTGTGCCCGATGTGGGGCGGTCAAGCGCGGCGAGAAGTGGGTCGACGTGGGCGCGCGTGACCTCACTGACGTGGCGATCGAGGAGGCCACGGCGGCCGTCTCGGTCCATCGGGACGCCGAGGACGTCTCCTGGACGGTCGAGCCCGAACAGATCGACCGCAACACCATCGTGCTGCACGCGACCTTCACGGGCGTGGTGCGCGGCCGCGAACTCACCGTCGAGCGACCGATCCGGGTCGCGATCGGCCGGGGCACCTGTCGCCGGTGTGGGCGCATCGCGGGCAACTCCTATGCGAGCATCGTCCAGGTCCGGGCGAGTGGCCGCACCCCTCGATCTGAGGAAGCCGACCGGGCCGTGGAACTGGCCCACGAGATCACGACCGAGATGGCCGAGGGCGGCGACCGCGAGGCCTTCGTCACGGAAGTCAACGACTCGGGACACGGTCCGAACATCAAACTCTCGACCACCAAACTCGGGCGGCGGGTGGCCACGAAACTCCGCGAGGAGTTCGGCGGCTCGATTTCCGACTCCGAGACCCTGGTGACCGAGGACGGCGACGGCAACGAGGTCTACCGCGTCACCTACGCCGTGCGACTGCCGGCCTTCCGGCCCGGGGACGTCATCACGGTGCCCGAGGCCACCGGCCCGGTGCTGGTCCAGGGCGTGCGGGGCAACCTCAAGGGAGTGGAACTGGGGAGTGGGGAGCCATACGAAATTGCCTTCGACGACGGTCGAGTGCCCGACGCCCAACTGGTGGGCAACCGCGAGGACGCCGCCGAGACGACGGTCGTGGCCGTGCTCGACGAACATGCGGTCCAGGTGCTCGATCCCGCGACCGCCGAGACTCGAACTGTCTCTCGTCCGTCGTACTTCGACGCCGACGCCGCAACCGTCTCCGTGATTCGCATTGACGGTGACCTCTATGTCCTCCCCGACAATGAGTAA
- a CDS encoding class I SAM-dependent methyltransferase family protein, whose amino-acid sequence MSNLAAVVAKPDVEVAIASLQEEGIHDESRRLVEQDDETVAIPITDPPAATRVRDVIEQVDPEPRAPDLPTLLEARGFSPAEIEAAPSSWAVIGDVILVQFGECERREAVAEALLELHRGADTVLHRAGIAGEKREPTVEVVAGSGDTETVHTEHGTKYALDLARVMFAPGNKTERARMGEVVEAGERVLDMFAGIGYFSLPMARAGAQVTAVEKNPTAFQYLSENARLNDVTDRLELILGDCREVVSVRAEAGEQYDRIVMGYYDASEYLDPAMAVLAPGGTVHMHEATPDALLWDRPVERLEAAAETAGRTVLDIDRRRVKTHSEGVTHVVLDATIE is encoded by the coding sequence ATGAGTAATCTCGCCGCAGTCGTCGCGAAACCGGACGTCGAGGTCGCCATCGCCTCGCTGCAGGAGGAAGGCATTCACGACGAGAGCCGTCGCCTGGTGGAACAGGACGACGAGACGGTTGCGATCCCGATCACCGATCCCCCGGCTGCCACCCGGGTCCGGGACGTGATCGAACAGGTCGATCCGGAGCCCCGAGCGCCGGATCTCCCGACCCTGCTCGAAGCGCGTGGGTTCTCGCCCGCGGAGATCGAGGCGGCGCCGAGTTCCTGGGCGGTTATCGGCGACGTGATCCTCGTCCAGTTCGGGGAGTGTGAGCGTCGCGAGGCCGTGGCCGAGGCGCTTCTGGAGCTCCATCGCGGCGCGGACACCGTCCTCCACCGGGCGGGGATCGCGGGCGAGAAACGCGAGCCCACAGTCGAAGTCGTGGCCGGGTCGGGCGACACCGAGACCGTCCACACCGAACACGGGACGAAGTACGCCCTGGATCTCGCTCGGGTGATGTTCGCGCCCGGGAACAAGACCGAACGGGCTCGCATGGGGGAGGTCGTCGAGGCGGGCGAACGCGTCCTCGACATGTTTGCGGGCATCGGCTACTTCTCGCTCCCGATGGCCCGGGCCGGTGCGCAGGTCACGGCCGTCGAGAAGAACCCCACGGCCTTCCAGTACCTCTCGGAGAACGCCCGGCTCAACGACGTGACAGACCGATTGGAACTCATACTGGGGGATTGTCGCGAGGTCGTGTCCGTTCGCGCCGAGGCGGGCGAACAGTACGACCGAATCGTGATGGGCTACTACGACGCCTCCGAGTACCTCGACCCGGCCATGGCAGTTCTGGCACCCGGCGGAACAGTTCACATGCACGAGGCCACCCCCGACGCCCTGCTCTGGGATCGCCCGGTCGAACGCCTGGAAGCCGCCGCCGAGACAGCCGGCCGAACCGTGCTCGACATCGACCGGAGGCGGGTCAAAACTCACAGCGAGGGCGTCACCCACGTCGTGCTCGACGCCACGATCGAGTGA
- a CDS encoding DUF5786 family protein, translating to MSLGAYDEQEHERRERKNSTVDLSEADTRSNYHGSVEFDSGESAEALLDQFHEISDE from the coding sequence ATGTCACTAGGTGCGTACGACGAGCAGGAGCACGAGCGGCGTGAGCGGAAGAACTCGACCGTCGACCTCTCGGAGGCGGACACCCGGTCGAACTATCACGGCTCGGTCGAGTTCGACTCGGGGGAGTCCGCCGAGGCGCTGCTCGATCAGTTCCACGAGATCAGCGACGAGTGA
- a CDS encoding PHP domain-containing protein, producing the protein MVYADLHVHTENSDGTLSIEAVPRAARAGSVAVVGVTDHDRPHPALEAPVVERDGVTIVHGIELRVETPTQRIDLLGYGLDPTPELRAETERLARNRRERAHEIVDCLEAELGCSLELEIDGRTGRPHIARAVVEHPETDYEAVEGVFQELIGTDRPCFVPRAIPDFDRGVELLSGAADLLSLAHPFRYADPAAALARCGPLDAVERYYPYGRDVVDQSLLESAIEEHDLLVTGGSDAHGTELGAAGLDRPDYESIAARISPEP; encoded by the coding sequence ATGGTCTATGCGGATCTCCACGTCCACACCGAGAACTCCGATGGCACCCTCTCCATCGAGGCGGTGCCGCGGGCCGCCAGGGCTGGGTCCGTGGCTGTGGTGGGCGTGACCGACCACGATCGGCCCCATCCCGCCCTCGAGGCTCCGGTCGTCGAGCGCGACGGCGTGACCATCGTGCACGGCATCGAGTTGCGGGTCGAGACCCCGACCCAGCGGATCGATCTGCTGGGCTATGGCCTCGACCCGACGCCGGAACTCCGGGCTGAGACCGAGCGGTTGGCCCGGAATCGCCGTGAGCGGGCCCACGAGATCGTGGATTGCCTGGAGGCCGAGTTGGGCTGCAGCCTCGAGCTCGAAATCGACGGCCGAACCGGTCGCCCACACATCGCCCGGGCGGTGGTCGAACACCCGGAGACGGACTACGAGGCGGTCGAGGGGGTGTTCCAGGAACTGATCGGGACCGACCGCCCCTGTTTCGTTCCGCGGGCGATCCCGGATTTCGACCGGGGCGTCGAACTCCTCTCGGGGGCCGCGGACCTGCTCAGCCTGGCCCACCCGTTTCGGTACGCCGACCCGGCCGCCGCGCTCGCCCGCTGTGGCCCGCTCGATGCGGTCGAACGGTACTATCCCTACGGGCGTGACGTGGTGGACCAGTCGCTGCTCGAATCGGCTATCGAGGAACACGACCTGCTGGTGACTGGCGGGAGCGACGCCCACGGCACCGAACTCGGGGCAGCCGGCCTCGATCGGCCGGACTACGAATCCATCGCGGCCCGGATTTCGCCCGAGCCGTGA
- a CDS encoding DUF6757 family protein — MECHYCGRTADVTVESDGVRVGLCEDHFKERLEELSESSAFEDLQDELDIDRA, encoded by the coding sequence ATGGAGTGTCACTACTGTGGGCGCACCGCCGACGTCACCGTCGAATCCGACGGTGTCCGGGTCGGACTCTGTGAGGACCACTTCAAGGAACGGCTCGAGGAACTCTCCGAGTCGTCGGCGTTCGAGGACCTCCAGGACGAACTCGATATCGACCGCGCCTAG
- the alaS gene encoding alanine--tRNA ligase, with amino-acid sequence MSDLEEAYRLEYFETEDFVRKQCSECGSFFWTRDPDRETCGEPPCDEYEFIDNPSLDREYTLEEMREKFLSFFEAHGHERIEPYPVAANRWRDDVLLTQASIYDFQPLVTSGKTPPPANPLTISQPCIRMQDIDNVGKTGRHTMAFEMMAHHTFNVREDAEEEYAYDGEVYWKDETVELCDEFFVEMGVDPEEITYIEDPWVGGGNAGPAFEVLYRGAELATLVFMSMEQDPEGEYEMKDGNRYSPMDTYIVDTGYGLERWTWVSQGTPTVYEAIYPEMIEFLKEKAAIELTAEEEALIHRASKLAGRLDIDEVEDVDAARETIAAELDVDAAYIDELMSPLEDIYAIADHARTLAYMFGDGIVPSNVGTGYLARMVLRRTVRLLESVDIEVPIADLVDMQAERLEYQNRETIRDIVESEVEKYQETLERGGRRVRQLAEDHAESGTPIPEAALVELYDSHGIQPDMVEEIAAEYGVAVETPDNFYGLVAERHDKEGGETAQETRDSRFGDLPETERLYYDDQYRTEFEAIVLDVFEREDGYDVVLDQTMFYPEGGGQPADHGTLSTGETSVDVRDVQIEDGVIRHHTDDNPGKGEFVTGQIDVERRRRLMRHHTATHVVIDAARSVLGDHVRQAGAQKGTDSSRIDIRHFERLDRETIEEIERRANRTVMEDLHVHQEWPDRHEAEETYGFDLYQGGIPAGQNIRLIHVGEDVQACGGTHVARTGEIGAIKILSTERVQDGVERLTFAAGEAAIEHVESMERDLLAAAATFDVSPADVPATAERFFEEWKERGKQIEHLKEQLAEARAAGAESGERVSVGDWEAVIKRLDVDMDELRATANALAEDGTIAVVASGVDGAQFVVAAPDGAPVNAGAVVSELASRVGGGGGGPADFAQGGGPNVDALDEALEAVPELLQSRAEAN; translated from the coding sequence ATGAGCGACCTCGAGGAGGCCTACCGTCTCGAATACTTCGAGACGGAGGACTTTGTCCGGAAGCAGTGTTCGGAATGCGGGAGCTTCTTCTGGACTCGCGATCCCGACCGGGAGACCTGCGGGGAGCCCCCCTGTGACGAGTACGAGTTCATCGACAACCCCAGCCTCGACCGGGAGTACACCCTCGAGGAGATGCGCGAGAAGTTCCTCTCCTTCTTCGAGGCCCACGGCCACGAGCGTATCGAACCCTACCCAGTGGCCGCGAACCGCTGGCGGGACGACGTGTTGCTCACCCAGGCCTCGATCTATGACTTCCAGCCCCTCGTGACCAGCGGGAAGACCCCGCCACCGGCGAATCCGCTGACGATCAGCCAGCCCTGCATCCGGATGCAGGACATCGACAACGTGGGCAAGACGGGTCGACACACGATGGCCTTCGAAATGATGGCCCATCACACCTTCAACGTCCGCGAGGACGCAGAAGAGGAGTACGCCTACGACGGCGAGGTCTACTGGAAGGACGAGACCGTCGAACTCTGTGATGAGTTCTTCGTCGAGATGGGTGTGGACCCCGAGGAGATCACCTACATCGAGGACCCGTGGGTCGGCGGGGGCAACGCCGGCCCGGCCTTCGAGGTCCTGTACCGCGGGGCGGAACTCGCCACGCTCGTCTTCATGTCGATGGAGCAGGACCCCGAGGGCGAGTACGAGATGAAAGACGGCAACCGCTACAGCCCGATGGACACCTACATCGTGGACACGGGCTACGGGCTGGAGCGGTGGACCTGGGTGAGCCAGGGGACACCCACCGTCTACGAGGCGATCTACCCCGAGATGATCGAGTTCCTCAAGGAGAAGGCGGCGATCGAACTCACCGCAGAGGAGGAGGCACTGATCCATCGGGCCTCCAAACTCGCCGGCCGACTCGACATCGACGAGGTCGAGGACGTGGACGCCGCCCGGGAGACGATCGCCGCGGAGCTAGACGTCGATGCCGCCTACATCGACGAGCTCATGTCGCCCCTGGAGGACATCTACGCGATCGCCGATCACGCCCGCACGCTCGCATACATGTTCGGGGACGGGATCGTCCCCTCGAACGTCGGCACGGGGTATCTGGCCCGGATGGTCCTCCGTCGCACCGTCCGGCTCCTCGAATCGGTCGACATCGAGGTTCCGATCGCCGACCTGGTCGACATGCAGGCCGAGCGCCTGGAGTATCAGAACCGGGAGACGATCCGGGACATCGTCGAGTCGGAGGTCGAGAAGTACCAGGAGACCCTCGAACGGGGTGGCCGACGGGTGCGCCAACTCGCCGAGGACCACGCCGAGTCCGGCACGCCGATCCCCGAGGCGGCCCTCGTGGAGCTCTATGACTCGCATGGCATCCAGCCGGACATGGTCGAGGAGATCGCCGCCGAGTACGGCGTCGCGGTCGAGACCCCCGATAACTTCTACGGTCTCGTCGCCGAGCGACACGACAAGGAGGGCGGGGAGACGGCCCAGGAGACCCGCGATTCGCGGTTTGGCGATTTGCCCGAAACCGAACGGCTCTACTACGACGACCAGTACCGGACCGAGTTCGAGGCCATCGTCCTCGACGTCTTCGAGCGCGAGGACGGCTACGACGTGGTCCTGGATCAGACCATGTTCTACCCCGAAGGCGGGGGCCAGCCGGCCGACCATGGAACCCTCTCGACCGGCGAAACCAGTGTCGATGTCCGTGACGTGCAGATCGAGGACGGCGTGATCCGCCACCACACGGACGACAACCCCGGCAAGGGCGAGTTCGTGACCGGCCAGATCGACGTGGAGCGCCGGCGACGCTTAATGCGCCATCACACCGCCACCCACGTGGTCATCGACGCCGCCCGGTCGGTCCTGGGCGATCACGTCCGACAGGCCGGAGCCCAGAAGGGCACGGATTCCTCGCGAATCGACATTCGGCACTTCGAGCGACTGGACCGGGAGACGATCGAGGAGATCGAGCGGCGGGCGAACCGGACCGTGATGGAGGACCTCCACGTCCATCAGGAGTGGCCGGACCGCCACGAAGCCGAGGAGACCTACGGCTTCGACCTCTACCAGGGTGGCATTCCGGCCGGGCAGAACATCCGCCTGATCCACGTCGGCGAGGACGTACAGGCCTGTGGCGGGACCCACGTCGCTCGCACGGGCGAGATCGGCGCGATCAAGATCCTCTCGACCGAACGGGTACAGGACGGGGTCGAGCGACTCACCTTCGCCGCCGGCGAGGCTGCGATCGAGCACGTCGAGTCGATGGAGCGGGATCTCCTGGCGGCTGCAGCAACCTTCGACGTCTCGCCGGCCGACGTGCCGGCGACTGCCGAACGCTTCTTCGAGGAGTGGAAGGAACGCGGCAAGCAGATCGAACACCTGAAAGAACAACTCGCAGAGGCCCGGGCCGCCGGAGCCGAGAGCGGCGAACGGGTCTCGGTCGGGGACTGGGAGGCCGTGATCAAACGCCTGGACGTGGACATGGACGAACTCCGGGCGACGGCCAACGCCCTCGCCGAGGACGGCACGATAGCGGTGGTCGCAAGCGGCGTCGACGGGGCGCAGTTCGTCGTCGCCGCACCGGACGGCGCCCCGGTCAATGCCGGTGCGGTCGTCTCCGAACTCGCCAGTCGAGTCGGCGGCGGCGGGGGTGGCCCGGCTGACTTCGCACAGGGCGGCGGGCCGAACGTCGACGCGCTGGACGAGGCCCTGGAGGCAGTGCCCGAACTCCTGCAGTCACGGGCCGAAGCCAACTAG